One stretch of Halobaculum marinum DNA includes these proteins:
- a CDS encoding AAA domain-containing protein, with the protein MNVRGPLLDVGEVRQVSTRYGERDLAELTVRPDRGAGDPVTVTLWGKWTHTAEHAEEGMELLVTDAERDDYGDREGYTTSQDSYVVLEPDFLVDVTDIRSWVQCPRMYYLNKLSGIPLNYPVVKGTVVHEVFGDLLRGVDLEDSIDDRVAEAGLELGLLGMERDEVADEVRRNAAAIEGWLSQGRLSAADDDGATGSDAGTTTLGDWDDAGDDAADWDGGPDETEWRSEYTLISPTFGVKGRADALRRGQPVELKTGKNLKREPRFQDKVQAACYALLLRERGVEVDTGTLLYTKNTALDRGEESGDLSPAKEFSVGKGFLDFVVRQRNEIAATEYDMSVPTGYEADAKCEYCFEQDTCMVVSGRLDQESKAGQIGQALPEEERTYFEETYRALEEERRETHAEYRKLWEQTAGERAADDRALIDLTPVSQEPIGDGRWRLTARKESDAVSKLREGDVALASDGDPASGHAELGRIQKLGDEVVVETDEPVELRRLDVYPSELSVSRMHTAVHDFVLKGDPERKDVLFGRRDPAFADGTEAFIDNNDAQNAAVNRAVNAEDFALVHGPPGTGKTYTIARIVQELVDRGNRVLLSAFTNRAVDNALEALREQGIEDSVAPKARRDGGGEAAGVLRVGTETGVRGDMQDLRLVTRGEPNDRAATLNTAPVVAATTSSCGSRTMREQEFDVAVVDEASQLTEPGTLAAVNLADRFVLVGDHEQLPPVVRAENRLQESLFQRLIEDHPDAGVMLDRQYRMSQRIQAFSSREFYDGKLRPATPEVAGQTLADLGVDTADLPPELGDGVCFVDPDGRREGNANPVEADRVAEVVDAYVAAGVDPDDIGVIAPFRAQVAEIGRRTDVTVDTVDRFQGSSKEVIVVSFVATGDLSSPIFEDTRRVNVALTRAKKALCLVGDADALASEPFYARMLEWARR; encoded by the coding sequence GTGAACGTTCGCGGTCCCCTCCTCGACGTCGGCGAGGTCCGGCAGGTGAGCACGCGCTACGGCGAGCGCGACCTCGCCGAGTTGACTGTGCGGCCCGACAGGGGAGCGGGCGACCCCGTCACCGTCACCCTCTGGGGGAAGTGGACCCACACCGCCGAACACGCCGAGGAGGGGATGGAACTGCTCGTCACCGACGCCGAGCGCGACGACTACGGCGACCGCGAGGGGTACACCACCTCCCAAGACTCGTACGTCGTCCTCGAACCCGACTTCCTCGTCGACGTGACCGACATCCGCTCGTGGGTGCAGTGCCCGCGGATGTACTACCTGAACAAGCTCTCGGGCATCCCGCTCAACTACCCCGTCGTCAAGGGGACGGTCGTCCACGAGGTGTTCGGCGACCTCCTGCGCGGCGTCGACCTGGAGGACTCCATCGACGACCGCGTCGCGGAGGCCGGCCTCGAACTCGGCCTCCTCGGGATGGAGCGCGACGAGGTGGCCGACGAGGTGCGCCGCAACGCCGCCGCCATCGAGGGGTGGCTGAGCCAGGGCCGTCTGTCGGCTGCCGACGACGACGGGGCCACCGGCTCCGACGCCGGCACCACCACACTCGGCGACTGGGACGACGCTGGCGACGACGCCGCCGACTGGGACGGCGGCCCCGACGAGACGGAGTGGCGCTCGGAGTACACGCTCATCTCGCCGACCTTCGGCGTGAAGGGGCGCGCCGACGCGCTCCGGCGCGGCCAGCCGGTCGAACTGAAGACCGGGAAGAACCTCAAGCGCGAACCCCGGTTCCAGGACAAGGTGCAGGCGGCCTGCTACGCGCTCCTCTTGCGCGAGCGCGGCGTCGAAGTCGACACCGGGACGCTCCTGTACACGAAGAACACGGCGCTGGACCGCGGGGAGGAGTCGGGCGACCTCTCGCCCGCGAAGGAGTTCTCCGTGGGGAAGGGGTTCCTCGACTTCGTCGTCCGCCAGCGCAACGAGATTGCGGCCACCGAGTACGACATGTCGGTGCCGACCGGGTACGAGGCTGACGCCAAGTGCGAGTACTGCTTCGAGCAGGACACCTGCATGGTCGTGTCGGGTCGCCTCGATCAGGAGTCGAAGGCCGGGCAGATCGGACAGGCGCTCCCCGAGGAGGAACGGACGTACTTCGAGGAGACGTACCGCGCGCTGGAGGAGGAGCGCCGCGAGACGCACGCCGAGTACCGGAAGCTGTGGGAGCAGACCGCCGGCGAGCGCGCCGCGGACGACCGCGCGCTGATCGACCTCACGCCCGTCTCCCAGGAACCGATCGGCGACGGCCGGTGGCGACTCACCGCGCGCAAGGAGTCCGACGCCGTCTCGAAGCTCCGTGAGGGCGACGTGGCGCTCGCCTCCGACGGCGACCCGGCGTCGGGGCACGCGGAACTCGGGCGCATCCAGAAGCTGGGCGACGAGGTCGTCGTCGAGACGGACGAGCCGGTCGAACTCCGGCGCCTCGACGTGTACCCCTCCGAGCTATCGGTGTCGCGGATGCACACCGCCGTCCACGACTTCGTGCTGAAGGGCGACCCCGAGCGCAAGGACGTGCTGTTCGGGCGGCGCGACCCGGCGTTCGCGGACGGCACCGAGGCGTTCATCGACAACAACGACGCGCAGAACGCGGCGGTGAACCGCGCGGTGAACGCTGAGGACTTCGCGCTCGTCCACGGGCCGCCCGGGACGGGCAAGACGTACACCATCGCCCGCATCGTGCAGGAACTCGTCGACCGCGGGAACCGCGTCCTGCTGTCGGCGTTCACGAACCGCGCCGTCGACAACGCGCTCGAAGCGCTCCGCGAGCAGGGAATCGAGGACAGCGTCGCGCCGAAGGCGCGACGAGACGGAGGCGGCGAGGCCGCCGGAGTGCTCCGGGTCGGGACGGAAACGGGCGTTCGCGGCGACATGCAGGACCTCCGCCTCGTGACGCGTGGCGAGCCGAACGACCGCGCGGCGACACTGAACACCGCGCCGGTCGTCGCCGCGACGACCTCCTCGTGTGGCTCGCGGACGATGCGCGAGCAGGAGTTCGACGTCGCCGTCGTCGACGAGGCGTCACAGCTCACCGAACCGGGCACCCTCGCGGCGGTGAACCTCGCCGACCGGTTCGTCCTCGTCGGCGACCACGAACAGCTCCCGCCGGTCGTGCGCGCCGAAAACCGCCTGCAGGAGTCGCTGTTCCAGCGGCTCATCGAGGACCACCCCGACGCGGGCGTGATGCTCGACCGGCAGTACCGCATGAGCCAGCGTATCCAGGCGTTCTCCTCGCGGGAGTTCTACGACGGGAAGCTCCGCCCCGCGACCCCCGAGGTGGCGGGCCAGACGCTCGCGGATCTGGGCGTCGACACCGCGGACCTGCCGCCCGAGTTGGGCGACGGCGTGTGCTTCGTGGACCCCGACGGGCGGCGGGAGGGCAACGCGAACCCGGTCGAGGCCGACCGCGTGGCCGAGGTGGTCGACGCGTACGTCGCCGCTGGCGTCGACCCCGACGACATCGGGGTGATCGCGCCGTTCCGCGCGCAGGTCGCCGAGATCGGCCGCCGGACGGACGTGACCGTCGACACGGTCGACCGCTTCCAGGGGTCGAGCAAAGAGGTGATCGTCGTCTCGTTCGTCGCGACGGGCGACCTCTCCTCGCCCATCTTCGAGGACACCCGCCGCGTCAACGTCGCGTTGACGCGGGCGAAGAAGGCGCTGTGTCTGGTCGGCGACGCCGACGCACTCGCCTCGGAGCCGTTCTACGCGCGGATGCTCGAGTGGGCGCGGCGCTGA
- a CDS encoding DUF444 family protein, protein MGLRDDLERFREVGDERRPDLAEFIREGDLSGSSRDRVRIPVKLVDLPSFEYSQREMGGVGQGQGGTPQPGQPVDVPGDPGDADGDGDEDGDPGEEGGEHGYYEMDPEEFAQELDEELGLDLEPKGKRVVEEVEGDFTELTRAGPNSTLDFEQLFKRGLKRKLATDFDEEYVREACRVAGADARDVFEFCRADNVLVSLAWIREAFAELEAEGVSMDEYADFDDFADRVERETVTARIRKNGLKDVPFRREDERYRQPEVVEKKQKNVVVVNIRDVSGSMRKTKRELVERTFTPLDWYLTGKYDEAEFRYVAHDAEAWEVERGEFFGIRSGGGTRISSAYALAAEILEEYPWSEWNRYVFAAGDSENSSNDTVENVVPLMRDIPANLHAYVETQPGGNTINATHAEEVERELEDRDNVVVARVGAPEDVPDAIRKILSTEADR, encoded by the coding sequence ATGGGACTGAGAGACGACCTCGAACGGTTCCGCGAGGTGGGCGACGAGCGCCGACCGGACCTTGCGGAGTTCATCCGCGAGGGCGACCTCTCGGGTTCCTCACGCGACCGCGTGCGGATCCCGGTGAAGCTCGTCGACCTCCCGAGCTTCGAGTACAGCCAACGCGAGATGGGTGGTGTCGGGCAGGGGCAGGGCGGCACGCCCCAGCCCGGCCAGCCCGTCGACGTACCGGGCGACCCGGGTGACGCCGACGGCGACGGCGACGAGGACGGCGACCCCGGCGAGGAGGGCGGCGAGCACGGCTACTACGAGATGGACCCCGAGGAGTTCGCCCAGGAACTGGACGAGGAACTCGGACTCGACCTCGAACCGAAGGGCAAGCGCGTCGTCGAGGAGGTGGAGGGCGACTTCACCGAGTTGACCCGCGCGGGCCCCAACTCCACGCTCGACTTCGAGCAGTTGTTCAAGCGCGGGCTCAAGCGCAAACTCGCGACGGACTTCGACGAGGAGTACGTCCGCGAGGCGTGCCGCGTCGCCGGCGCAGACGCCCGCGACGTGTTCGAGTTCTGCCGCGCGGACAACGTGCTCGTCTCGCTGGCGTGGATCCGCGAGGCGTTCGCCGAGTTGGAGGCCGAGGGCGTCTCGATGGACGAGTACGCCGACTTCGACGACTTCGCCGACCGCGTCGAGCGCGAGACCGTGACCGCACGGATCCGCAAGAACGGCCTGAAGGACGTGCCGTTCCGCCGCGAGGACGAGCGCTACCGCCAGCCGGAGGTCGTCGAGAAGAAGCAGAAGAACGTCGTCGTCGTCAACATCCGCGACGTGTCCGGCTCGATGCGCAAGACGAAGCGCGAACTCGTCGAGCGCACGTTCACGCCGCTGGACTGGTACCTCACAGGGAAGTACGACGAGGCGGAGTTCCGCTACGTCGCCCACGACGCCGAGGCGTGGGAAGTCGAGCGCGGGGAGTTCTTCGGCATCCGTTCGGGCGGGGGCACCCGCATCTCCAGTGCGTACGCGCTCGCAGCCGAGATCCTCGAAGAGTACCCCTGGAGCGAGTGGAACCGCTACGTGTTCGCCGCGGGCGACTCCGAGAACTCCAGCAACGACACCGTCGAGAACGTCGTGCCGCTGATGCGCGACATCCCGGCGAACCTCCACGCGTACGTGGAGACCCAACCGGGCGGCAACACGATCAACGCCACCCACGCCGAGGAGGTGGAGCGCGAACTCGAAGACCGCGACAACGTGGTCGTCGCCCGCGTCGGCGCGCCGGAGGACGTGCCCGACGCGATCCGGAAGATCCTCTCGACGGAGGCAGACCGATGA
- a CDS encoding DUF7537 family lipoprotein yields MRPPRTVVLVCVCLLLAGCGGVADTGGPNAQTVNPALDDTPTASPTPAEPTLPPGVTESDVDLRSLVAAHDDALDDRSVTVTLSRTRTATNGTVVLDTTARSYAADPEQFLVSTAEVTPYSLADGASFDRALWRNDTVSVRRSAGERAVTVVHDTDVPRQRAFDPTGAAEIRGVLGPYKLQYAGTVTQNGSRRHLLTETDAGRPSVPLRSNVTVRVLVTDDGVVEHATVRYRTTEFDEPRWVTVEFAVSNVSSTTVPRPEWVDRALANVSDP; encoded by the coding sequence ATGCGCCCTCCACGCACCGTCGTCCTCGTCTGCGTGTGTCTCCTCCTCGCTGGCTGTGGCGGCGTGGCCGACACCGGTGGCCCGAACGCGCAGACGGTGAACCCCGCGCTCGACGACACGCCGACCGCCTCACCGACACCCGCGGAGCCGACGCTGCCGCCGGGCGTGACGGAGTCGGATGTCGACCTCCGTTCACTGGTGGCGGCCCACGACGACGCTCTCGACGACCGCTCGGTCACCGTGACGCTGTCGCGCACACGCACGGCGACGAACGGCACCGTCGTCCTCGACACGACCGCCCGGTCGTACGCGGCCGATCCGGAGCAGTTCCTCGTGTCCACCGCCGAGGTGACTCCGTACAGCCTGGCCGACGGCGCCTCGTTCGACCGCGCGCTGTGGCGCAACGACACCGTCTCCGTCCGACGGTCTGCGGGCGAGCGGGCGGTCACGGTCGTCCACGACACCGACGTGCCCCGCCAGCGGGCGTTCGACCCGACAGGCGCCGCCGAGATCCGCGGGGTTCTCGGCCCCTACAAGCTCCAGTACGCGGGCACGGTGACCCAGAACGGGAGCCGACGCCACCTCCTGACCGAGACGGACGCGGGACGGCCGAGCGTCCCGCTGCGCTCGAACGTCACCGTCCGGGTGCTCGTGACCGACGACGGCGTGGTCGAGCACGCGACCGTCCGCTACCGGACGACCGAGTTCGACGAGCCACGGTGGGTCACCGTCGAATTCGCGGTGTCGAACGTCTCGTCGACGACCGTCCCGCGCCCCGAGTGGGTCGACCGCGCGCTGGCGAACGTCTCCGACCCCTAA
- a CDS encoding UPF0179 family protein, with amino-acid sequence MSTVTLVGTVLAEEGTEFVYQGAASACEGCPYRGQCLNLTEGRRYRVTGVRDNTQALDCAVHAEGSVRAVEVEPAVITANVPSRGAYAGSTASLAGPCPHVDCPSHELCEPLGADFDEEYRIAEVHGDPPHDVCYLDRNLTKVTFEAADGE; translated from the coding sequence ATGTCCACTGTCACGCTCGTCGGCACCGTGCTCGCGGAGGAGGGAACCGAGTTCGTCTACCAGGGCGCCGCGAGCGCCTGTGAGGGCTGTCCGTACCGCGGGCAGTGCCTCAACCTCACCGAGGGCCGCCGATACCGCGTCACCGGCGTCCGCGACAACACACAAGCACTCGACTGTGCGGTCCACGCCGAGGGGAGCGTGCGCGCCGTCGAGGTCGAACCCGCCGTCATCACCGCGAACGTCCCCTCTCGGGGTGCGTACGCCGGGTCGACAGCGTCGCTGGCGGGGCCGTGTCCGCACGTCGACTGTCCGAGTCACGAACTGTGTGAACCGCTCGGTGCCGACTTCGACGAGGAGTACCGCATCGCAGAGGTCCACGGCGACCCGCCGCACGACGTGTGCTACCTCGACCGGAACCTGACGAAGGTGACGTTCGAGGCGGCAGACGGCGAGTAG
- a CDS encoding DUF5820 family protein — MDAATLGDGWRVWTEETDGRAIVVYRPDVFDADRFPAPCLPTVYLTNGSRRARPGAGQYQTDEWHVTLFLEPDVEVESRTFDARDDAVDGVRDVTERFAAGEVDYRGAYQVPRETYLDELDALVDDA; from the coding sequence ATCGACGCGGCGACGCTCGGCGACGGCTGGCGCGTGTGGACCGAGGAGACCGACGGACGTGCTATCGTCGTGTACCGGCCGGACGTGTTCGACGCCGACCGCTTCCCGGCGCCGTGTCTCCCGACCGTCTACCTCACGAACGGGTCGCGGCGGGCGCGCCCCGGCGCGGGCCAGTACCAGACCGACGAGTGGCACGTCACCCTGTTCTTGGAACCGGACGTGGAGGTCGAGTCGCGCACGTTCGACGCCCGCGACGACGCCGTCGACGGGGTTCGCGACGTGACCGAACGGTTCGCCGCCGGCGAGGTCGACTACCGCGGCGCCTACCAGGTGCCCCGCGAGACGTACCTCGACGAACTGGACGCGCTCGTCGACGACGCCTGA
- a CDS encoding PrkA family serine protein kinase, with protein MVDYLARADEALDGAYDPPRSLAEFVDLAFERPGVTSHAAKYLLSAVESMGTRTVVEEAVERERYRFFDDPANDGEHAVLGNTGVLNAFVDDLRTVAAGRGKEEKIHWFDGPTATGKSELKRCLINGLRAYSKTEAGRRYTVEWNIAAREDERSLSYATDDDADDDWYESPVQSNPLAVFPGEVRDELVAALNETHDEHIPVRAESGLDPFSREAFDILEERYRRAGRRDLFSATTDRRHLRVKNYVVDVGAGIGVLHAEDDGSPKERLVGSWMPGMLRELNSRGRKDPRAFSYDGVLSQGNGLVTVVEDASQHADLLRKLLNVPDEKRVKLDKGIGMDLDTQLVVISNPDLDAELEQFADRNDRDPLKALKRRLDRHEFRYLTSVSLETELIHRELTDETTVWADLVDAPDPETAHEQLRERMAQPLSVRMRDDRGRTRDRELAPHALEAAATYAVVSRLDAEDLPNSIGLVDKALLFDSGVIRDGEERVAADAFDFDGEDGRHGIPVTYTRDTIADLLHEETDRVHPELPVEDVLTPEDVLHAMAEGLATAPVFSRAEIAEYESRLATVKAHVFELQEADVLDAVLADKGVAEETVEEYVEHVFAWDGDEQVATDHGAVDPDPLLMKVFETEHLGRFDDDDYEGNEPAEAVTTFRRETVITALNRYAWEHRDEDFSIADVDLSTVPVIRAVLEAHSWEDVRRIHEDLDPAQWDDPPADTETARVKARTIDHMTTEQGYSAASAELASRHVMREVKGRWD; from the coding sequence ATGGTCGACTACCTCGCGCGCGCCGACGAGGCGCTCGACGGCGCCTACGACCCGCCCCGCTCGCTGGCGGAGTTCGTCGACCTCGCGTTCGAACGGCCGGGCGTCACCAGCCACGCCGCCAAGTACCTCCTGTCTGCCGTCGAGTCGATGGGCACCCGCACGGTGGTCGAGGAGGCCGTCGAGCGCGAGCGCTACCGCTTCTTCGACGACCCCGCTAACGACGGCGAGCACGCAGTGCTCGGCAACACGGGCGTGCTCAACGCGTTCGTCGACGACCTCCGCACCGTCGCCGCCGGGCGCGGCAAAGAAGAGAAGATCCACTGGTTCGACGGCCCGACCGCCACGGGCAAGTCCGAGTTGAAGCGGTGTCTGATCAACGGCCTCCGCGCGTACTCGAAGACGGAGGCCGGGCGTCGCTACACCGTCGAGTGGAACATCGCCGCCCGCGAGGACGAGCGGAGCCTCAGCTACGCCACCGACGACGACGCCGACGACGACTGGTACGAGTCGCCGGTGCAGTCGAACCCGCTGGCGGTGTTTCCCGGCGAGGTGCGCGACGAGTTGGTCGCCGCACTCAACGAGACGCACGACGAGCACATCCCCGTCCGCGCGGAGTCGGGACTCGACCCGTTCAGCCGCGAGGCGTTCGACATCCTCGAAGAGCGCTACCGTCGCGCGGGCCGGCGCGACCTGTTCTCGGCGACGACCGACCGACGCCACCTCCGGGTGAAGAACTACGTCGTCGACGTGGGCGCCGGTATCGGCGTCCTCCACGCCGAAGACGACGGGAGTCCCAAAGAGCGCCTCGTCGGCTCGTGGATGCCAGGGATGCTCCGCGAGTTGAACTCCCGGGGGCGCAAGGACCCCCGCGCGTTCAGTTACGACGGCGTGCTCTCGCAGGGGAACGGCCTCGTCACCGTCGTCGAGGACGCCAGCCAGCACGCGGATCTGCTGCGGAAGCTGCTGAACGTCCCCGACGAAAAGCGCGTGAAGTTGGACAAAGGGATCGGGATGGACCTGGACACGCAACTGGTCGTCATCTCGAATCCGGATCTGGACGCCGAGTTGGAGCAGTTCGCCGACCGGAACGACCGCGACCCACTGAAGGCGCTCAAGCGCCGCCTCGACCGCCACGAGTTCCGGTACCTCACCAGCGTCTCGCTGGAGACGGAGCTGATCCACCGCGAGTTGACCGACGAGACGACCGTCTGGGCCGACCTCGTCGACGCGCCAGACCCGGAGACGGCACACGAACAGCTCCGCGAGCGGATGGCACAGCCGCTGTCGGTCCGGATGCGCGACGACCGCGGGCGCACCCGGGACCGCGAACTCGCACCCCACGCGCTGGAGGCGGCGGCGACGTACGCCGTCGTCAGCCGCCTCGACGCCGAAGACCTCCCGAACTCCATCGGGCTGGTCGACAAGGCGCTGCTGTTCGACAGCGGCGTCATCAGGGACGGCGAGGAGCGCGTCGCCGCCGACGCGTTCGACTTCGACGGCGAGGACGGGCGCCACGGCATCCCCGTCACCTACACGCGCGACACCATCGCCGACCTGCTCCACGAGGAGACCGACCGGGTCCACCCCGAGTTGCCCGTCGAGGACGTGCTCACGCCCGAGGACGTGCTCCACGCGATGGCCGAGGGGCTTGCGACGGCGCCGGTGTTCTCGCGGGCCGAAATCGCCGAGTACGAGAGCCGGCTGGCGACGGTGAAAGCCCACGTGTTCGAGTTGCAGGAGGCGGACGTGCTCGACGCCGTCCTCGCGGACAAGGGCGTCGCCGAGGAGACCGTCGAGGAGTACGTCGAACACGTGTTCGCGTGGGACGGCGACGAGCAGGTCGCGACCGACCACGGCGCGGTCGACCCCGACCCACTCCTGATGAAGGTGTTCGAGACGGAGCACCTCGGTCGCTTCGACGACGACGACTACGAGGGCAACGAGCCCGCCGAGGCCGTGACGACGTTCCGCCGGGAGACGGTGATCACGGCGCTGAACCGCTACGCGTGGGAGCACCGCGACGAGGACTTCTCGATCGCGGACGTGGACCTCTCGACGGTCCCGGTCATCCGCGCGGTGCTGGAGGCTCACTCGTGGGAGGACGTCCGCCGCATCCACGAGGATCTGGACCCGGCCCAGTGGGACGACCCGCCGGCGGACACGGAGACGGCGCGCGTCAAGGCGCGCACGATCGACCACATGACGACCGAACAGGGCTACAGCGCGGCGTCGGCCGAGCTGGCCAGCAGACACGTGATGCGCGAGGTGAAGGGAAGATGGGACTGA
- a CDS encoding PrkA family serine protein kinase, whose protein sequence is MSDQTENADHTAPGEVASTHTLEELSEQYRRSVPGDLREAKSFEWYLDELVADPRVARNAHQRVADMFDHYGTRYDEDAGVVEYLLASEDPLHDGENTFYGREVHESIHEFVNKVKSGARGLGPEKRIKLLLGPVGSGKSHFDWLVRRYFEDYTRSDAGRMYTFRWTDLCSVIEDQDPADDTVRSAMNQDPLVLLPQEQRDEVIAAMNEALDAPYTIRNEQSLDPASGFYMDELLAHYEDDLQQVLENHVEVVRLVADENQRRCIETFEPKDKKNQDETELTGDVNYSKLAVYGENDPRAFDYAGAFCNANRGIFSGEELLKLQREFLYDFLHASQEQTIKPRNNPRIDIDQVIVGRTNMPEYRDKKGDEKMEAFNDRTKRIDYPYVLEYEQESEIYRKMLRNADVPDIHIEPHAMEMAGLFGVLTRLEEPTDESVSLIQKAKAYNGEIDETDEIDERKLRENGDQVADIAEGMEGVSARFIGDEIAEAIMDSRHRGRGYLSPLAVFKHFEGNLENHGSIPEEKLDTYHRYLELVREEYRERAIEDVRHALAYDLDEIRRQGEKYMDHVMAYIDDTTVEDDLTGREQEPDETFLRSVEEKLEVPGDRKDDFRQEVANWVSRRAREGSSFDPQNNDRLRRALERKLWEDKKHNINFSALVSAGELDDDERSAWVDALREQGYSEDGAREVLEFAGAEVAKSELED, encoded by the coding sequence ATGAGTGACCAGACCGAAAACGCGGATCATACCGCACCAGGGGAGGTGGCGAGCACGCACACGCTCGAGGAGCTCAGTGAGCAGTACAGGCGGTCGGTCCCCGGGGACCTCCGCGAGGCGAAGTCCTTCGAGTGGTACCTCGACGAACTGGTGGCCGACCCGCGCGTCGCGCGCAACGCCCACCAGCGCGTGGCCGACATGTTCGACCACTACGGCACGCGCTACGACGAAGACGCCGGCGTCGTCGAGTACCTGCTCGCCTCCGAGGACCCGTTACACGACGGCGAGAACACCTTCTACGGGCGGGAGGTGCACGAGTCCATCCACGAGTTCGTGAACAAGGTGAAGTCCGGGGCGCGGGGCCTCGGTCCCGAGAAGCGCATCAAACTGCTGCTCGGGCCGGTCGGCTCCGGGAAGAGCCACTTCGACTGGCTCGTGCGGCGGTACTTCGAGGACTACACCCGCAGCGACGCCGGCCGGATGTACACGTTCCGCTGGACGGACCTGTGCTCCGTAATCGAGGACCAGGACCCCGCCGACGACACGGTTCGCTCGGCGATGAACCAGGACCCGCTCGTCCTCCTCCCGCAAGAACAGCGCGACGAGGTGATCGCGGCGATGAACGAGGCGCTCGACGCGCCGTACACCATCCGCAACGAGCAGAGCCTCGACCCGGCGTCCGGGTTCTACATGGACGAACTGCTCGCCCACTACGAGGACGACCTCCAGCAGGTGCTGGAGAACCACGTCGAGGTCGTCCGGCTCGTCGCCGACGAGAACCAGCGCCGCTGCATCGAGACGTTCGAGCCGAAAGACAAGAAGAACCAAGACGAGACGGAGCTGACGGGCGACGTCAACTACTCGAAGCTCGCGGTGTACGGCGAGAACGACCCCCGCGCGTTCGACTACGCCGGCGCGTTCTGTAACGCCAACCGCGGCATCTTCTCCGGTGAGGAACTGCTCAAACTCCAGCGGGAGTTCCTATACGACTTCCTCCACGCGAGCCAAGAGCAGACGATCAAGCCGCGCAACAACCCGCGAATCGACATCGACCAGGTGATCGTCGGCCGGACGAACATGCCCGAGTACCGGGACAAGAAGGGCGACGAGAAGATGGAGGCGTTCAACGACCGCACGAAGCGGATCGACTACCCGTACGTCCTCGAGTACGAGCAGGAGTCGGAGATCTACCGGAAGATGCTCCGCAACGCCGACGTGCCCGACATCCACATCGAACCCCACGCCATGGAGATGGCGGGGCTGTTCGGCGTGCTCACCAGACTGGAGGAGCCGACCGACGAGTCCGTCTCGCTCATCCAGAAGGCGAAGGCGTACAACGGCGAGATCGACGAGACCGACGAGATCGACGAGCGCAAACTCCGCGAGAACGGCGACCAGGTCGCCGACATCGCCGAGGGGATGGAGGGGGTCTCGGCCCGCTTCATCGGCGACGAGATCGCAGAGGCGATCATGGACTCGCGTCACCGCGGGCGCGGGTACCTCTCGCCGCTGGCGGTGTTCAAGCACTTCGAGGGCAACCTCGAGAACCACGGGTCGATCCCCGAGGAGAAACTCGACACCTACCACCGTTACCTCGAACTGGTGCGCGAGGAGTACCGCGAGCGCGCCATCGAAGACGTGCGCCACGCGCTGGCGTACGACCTCGACGAGATCCGCCGGCAGGGCGAGAAGTACATGGACCACGTGATGGCGTACATCGACGACACGACCGTCGAAGACGACCTCACGGGCCGCGAGCAGGAGCCAGACGAGACGTTCCTGCGCTCGGTCGAGGAGAAGTTGGAGGTGCCCGGCGACCGCAAGGACGACTTCCGCCAGGAGGTCGCCAACTGGGTGAGTCGCCGCGCCCGCGAGGGGTCGAGCTTCGACCCGCAGAACAACGACCGCCTGCGCCGCGCCTTAGAGCGCAAGCTCTGGGAGGACAAGAAGCACAACATCAACTTCTCGGCGTTGGTGTCGGCGGGCGAACTCGACGACGACGAGCGCTCGGCGTGGGTGGACGCCCTCCGCGAACAGGGCTACTCCGAGGACGGCGCCCGCGAGGTGCTGGAGTTCGCGGGCGCGGAGGTCGCCAAGAGCGAGCTCGAGGACTGA